One genomic region from bacterium encodes:
- a CDS encoding glycosyltransferase family 4 protein, with amino-acid sequence MKRIVQVVHDFLPGHPYGTENYTYHISKELQKINKVYIFCREGNDSFGKDFSKDELFDGLLVRRLYFNPRLIFDDSYRNSFVDKEFERFLNEIKPDIVHFQHLLGLSASMLEIAKRRRIPTILTLHDFWFLCPQVQLLTNGNQVCSGPDSKDKCANCEKISYTYRKLEGFNDRIVKFLKYPPEPLKTVKKLVPSSFKTTLKEKFVKAHPAIASITPDMIARRSRFLRDMLDKTERILAPSRFLREKFMDYILPKNRIVHLGYGIDHKLLANFSKEPSNKLRFGFVGGVSEHKGIRVLIRAFNKIKRDKVSLFIFGPYDQSYLNKLRKELKADSRITFYGAFNNKNISSVFSKIDVLVYPSIWYENQPIAILEALLAKIPIITSNLGGMAELVQDRVTGLLFEAGDPEDLYQKMVSVINNPELLRRLSETPRQVKTIEKNAGELNEIYDSLL; translated from the coding sequence ATGAAAAGAATTGTGCAAGTAGTTCATGATTTTTTACCCGGGCATCCTTATGGAACGGAAAATTATACCTACCACATTTCTAAAGAATTACAAAAAATAAACAAAGTTTATATTTTCTGTCGGGAAGGGAACGATTCTTTTGGCAAAGACTTTTCTAAAGATGAATTATTCGATGGATTGCTGGTTAGGAGGCTATACTTCAACCCGCGTTTGATTTTTGATGACAGTTATCGAAATTCCTTTGTGGATAAAGAATTTGAACGTTTCCTTAACGAAATCAAACCGGATATCGTGCATTTTCAGCATCTGTTGGGTTTATCCGCTTCGATGCTAGAGATTGCCAAGCGAAGACGCATCCCTACGATTTTGACCTTGCATGATTTCTGGTTTCTCTGCCCACAGGTCCAGCTGTTGACTAACGGTAATCAGGTTTGTTCTGGTCCGGATTCAAAGGATAAATGTGCGAACTGTGAGAAGATTTCTTATACTTACAGAAAATTGGAAGGTTTTAATGATAGGATAGTCAAATTTTTAAAATATCCTCCTGAACCTTTGAAAACTGTGAAGAAATTAGTTCCCTCGAGCTTCAAGACCACACTTAAAGAAAAATTCGTTAAGGCCCATCCTGCCATAGCCTCTATTACTCCCGATATGATAGCGAGAAGGTCAAGATTCTTAAGGGATATGCTCGATAAGACGGAGAGGATTCTTGCCCCTTCGAGATTTCTAAGAGAAAAATTTATGGATTATATACTACCGAAAAATAGAATTGTCCATTTAGGTTATGGAATTGACCATAAACTCCTTGCTAATTTCAGTAAAGAACCTTCAAATAAATTGCGCTTTGGATTTGTTGGTGGTGTTTCGGAACATAAGGGGATAAGAGTTCTCATAAGGGCATTTAATAAAATCAAAAGAGATAAAGTATCTTTATTTATATTCGGACCTTATGACCAATCTTATTTGAACAAATTGAGAAAGGAGTTAAAGGCAGATTCGAGAATTACTTTTTATGGAGCGTTTAATAATAAAAATATTTCTTCGGTATTCTCTAAGATTGACGTGTTGGTTTATCCTTCAATCTGGTATGAGAATCAGCCAATTGCTATTTTGGAGGCGCTACTTGCTAAAATACCGATTATCACTTCCAATCTGGGAGGTATGGCTGAACTTGTCCAGGACAGGGTTACGGGTCTTCTATTTGAAGCAGGAGATCCAGAAGATTTATATCAGAAGATGGTGAGTGTAATTAATAATCCGGAATTACTGAGAAGATTATCAGAGACTCCGAGGCAAGTTAAAACCATAGAAAAGAATGCCGGAGAGCTGAATGAAATTTACGATTCTCTCCTGTAA
- a CDS encoding MerR family transcriptional regulator: MTRRMRLANGLLKIGEMAREAGVLVSTIRYYTDVGLLRVVANTQGGYRLYDRRDTLERIHTIKTINGRKWTLTEIRVELEKRNQ; the protein is encoded by the coding sequence ATGACCAGGAGAATGAGATTAGCCAATGGTCTTCTTAAGATTGGAGAGATGGCCAGAGAGGCGGGAGTGTTAGTTTCCACTATCAGGTATTACACCGATGTCGGTCTTTTAAGAGTAGTGGCAAACACTCAAGGTGGCTATCGGCTCTATGACAGAAGAGACACATTGGAAAGAATCCACACCATCAAGACCATTAATGGTCGAAAATGGACACTTACTGAGATTAGAGTAGAGTTAGAAAAGCGCAATCAGTAA
- a CDS encoding glycosyltransferase family 2 protein has product MEPLVSIIILSRNHLEHLEDCLKSVMNLDYPHLEIILADNASTDGSPDFVQEKFPSVRLLRFDKNYGFAEGNNRTIKQAKGDYVLLLNPDTKIEPNCVDKLIKAMEQDKTIGICMPKMLMFNEPSVINSTGIIGNEILQGRDRGAWELDCGQYDKEKQILGACGAGMFIRRDLFEKIGYFDRHYFTYYEDLDFSIRTWWTGYKVNSVPQAIVYHKFRPFRKDIFNEYIDHRNRLKMMLKNMSLVTLGWMLPKSLYSDIKSIYRHLRRKRFRLAYYRLKALLWNLIMLPDTLIRRVKIQMKKVIRDKPIISMLEKVERIIEVPLPNYNVQYEATVDRKGLGSWVKMGENETKHLGFGWYDLEKWSERNIRWTTNYGIIFLKNFLAGEEEKTLEMEAFSHFQTEGGVWINGRRVGEFLIRPGEWQRLCFKFWNHEQVLKVTIKPEETFIPKLALKVRDNRTLGIAISEIGLVS; this is encoded by the coding sequence ATGGAACCTTTGGTCAGTATAATAATCCTTAGCAGAAATCATCTCGAACATCTGGAGGATTGTCTGAAGTCAGTTATGAATTTGGACTACCCTCATCTTGAAATTATCCTTGCTGATAATGCTTCCACTGATGGCAGCCCGGATTTTGTTCAGGAAAAATTTCCTTCTGTGAGATTGTTAAGGTTTGATAAAAATTACGGTTTTGCTGAAGGGAATAACAGAACCATTAAGCAGGCAAAAGGAGATTATGTTCTTTTGCTTAATCCTGATACGAAAATAGAACCCAACTGTGTGGACAAGTTAATTAAAGCTATGGAACAGGACAAGACTATTGGAATTTGCATGCCAAAGATGTTAATGTTTAATGAGCCATCTGTAATCAATAGCACAGGAATTATTGGCAATGAAATACTACAGGGAAGAGATAGAGGAGCTTGGGAACTTGATTGCGGGCAATACGATAAGGAGAAGCAAATTTTGGGCGCCTGCGGGGCAGGTATGTTCATTCGCAGGGATTTATTTGAAAAGATAGGCTATTTTGACAGACACTACTTTACTTATTATGAGGACCTCGATTTCAGCATACGCACTTGGTGGACTGGCTACAAAGTCAATTCCGTTCCTCAGGCAATTGTCTATCATAAATTCAGGCCGTTCCGAAAAGACATATTTAATGAGTATATTGACCATCGAAATCGCTTAAAGATGATGTTAAAGAATATGTCACTGGTAACATTAGGCTGGATGTTACCAAAAAGTTTATATAGCGACATTAAATCGATATATCGCCATCTCAGGCGAAAGAGATTTAGATTGGCTTACTACAGGTTGAAGGCACTACTGTGGAATTTGATTATGCTACCAGACACCCTGATAAGAAGAGTAAAAATTCAGATGAAAAAAGTCATTAGAGATAAGCCAATTATTTCTATGCTGGAAAAAGTGGAGAGAATAATAGAGGTGCCACTACCAAACTATAATGTGCAGTATGAGGCGACAGTGGATAGAAAAGGTTTAGGCTCCTGGGTGAAAATGGGTGAAAATGAGACCAAACATCTTGGATTCGGCTGGTATGATTTGGAGAAGTGGTCAGAAAGAAATATTCGCTGGACCACTAACTATGGAATAATTTTCTTGAAAAATTTCCTTGCTGGTGAAGAAGAGAAAACGTTAGAAATGGAGGCTTTTTCCCATTTCCAGACAGAAGGAGGGGTATGGATAAATGGGAGAAGAGTTGGGGAATTCTTAATTAGGCCAGGAGAGTGGCAAAGATTATGCTTTAAGTTCTGGAATCATGAACAAGTTCTAAAAGTGACAATTAAGCCTGAGGAGACGTTTATACCGAAATTAGCTTTAAAAGTAAGGGATAATCGAACTTTAGGGATTGCTATCTCAGAAATAGGACTCGTGTCTTAG
- a CDS encoding glycosyltransferase: MKILIVSHNYFPAIGGAEKKIKEISERLVKSGEEVTVFSSNAQTTEAYIHPEIPLLPANSELINGVRVRRFPVYQGMRPLIDSVHRYFYKHGLRFDDVVRTIWNGPIIFNMLPHIIKEKTDIIIATPFPFLNMYYAYIAKKIRKIPMAVIPCLHTEDEWAFNRKIMYKVLSDTEMILVNTDYERNYLITKGIEKERIFILGDGINPQEFNSSNPQKFRRRYDIGNAPVVLFVGRKEKGKGIDTLVDSMNIVWRKIPQAKLILAGTRTSYSKAIEKKVFSLDARKRKNIIPIDNFQDSEKSDLFASCDIFAMPSRVESFGIAYLEAWASGKPVIGCRIGAVASLIEQGKDGILVEYDNEQELASAILRLLTYEGLRRKLGENGRKKACGKYTWDIITKRFRENLNLAICKDNRSSRLQSAFIRKQGVIRKSLVIPEIFDTAKIVMMDLKDAIKKILRRVPLLFYITYHPYHKVKIHLLIKNSPMKLKTYNEQLAEEEQKRRSPIARAMPTFMAMNMDTQCNLRCIMCIRGKYPQEEINALRYDFEIYRQVANETFPYASWVQLATAGEPLMAGNLIEQLRIINKYSMKLDLVTNATLLNNDDLIKKILQVPGCLHISIDGATKETYESIRIGAKFEQVIENIRRLNRIREKLCAADKTRLHFSVVLMKRNIKELPKLIELAKKLGVDSVDCSHVTIFYESIKNESLVYHKELANCYMMVAQEKANELNIHLNIPPLFKPVDDVQSKRSENNLKSKFKICPFLWKRAYIEWTGNVLPCCAPDPPVMGNVKEKPFREIWNNELYQEMRRRLNTDNPFDCCKHCFIVNPADEQGLFHIDGE, encoded by the coding sequence ATGAAGATATTAATTGTTAGCCATAATTATTTTCCAGCTATTGGCGGGGCTGAGAAGAAAATAAAAGAGATCTCAGAAAGGCTGGTAAAATCCGGGGAAGAAGTTACTGTCTTTTCTTCTAATGCCCAAACTACCGAGGCATATATCCATCCTGAAATTCCTTTGCTGCCTGCCAATAGTGAATTGATAAATGGTGTGAGAGTAAGAAGGTTTCCCGTTTACCAGGGGATGCGACCATTAATAGATAGTGTGCATAGGTATTTCTATAAGCATGGGTTGCGATTTGATGATGTTGTGAGGACTATATGGAATGGACCAATCATATTCAATATGCTACCGCACATTATCAAAGAAAAAACCGATATTATTATTGCCACACCATTTCCATTTTTGAATATGTATTATGCCTATATAGCAAAAAAAATCAGGAAAATACCAATGGCAGTTATTCCTTGCCTGCACACAGAGGATGAATGGGCTTTCAATAGAAAGATAATGTATAAAGTCTTGTCAGATACTGAAATGATACTAGTAAATACAGATTACGAAAGAAATTATCTAATAACTAAGGGAATCGAAAAAGAACGTATCTTCATATTAGGGGATGGAATCAACCCACAGGAGTTTAATAGTTCGAATCCACAGAAGTTCAGGAGAAGATACGATATTGGTAACGCTCCTGTGGTTCTGTTTGTGGGAAGAAAGGAGAAGGGGAAAGGGATTGATACATTGGTTGATTCTATGAACATAGTCTGGAGAAAAATTCCTCAGGCTAAACTTATCCTGGCAGGGACAAGGACATCCTATTCGAAAGCAATAGAAAAGAAGGTCTTTTCGTTAGATGCGAGAAAAAGAAAAAACATCATACCTATAGATAATTTCCAAGATAGTGAGAAATCAGACCTTTTTGCCAGCTGCGATATATTTGCAATGCCATCAAGAGTAGAATCTTTTGGGATAGCCTATCTGGAAGCGTGGGCATCAGGCAAGCCAGTTATTGGATGCCGCATAGGTGCAGTGGCTTCTCTTATTGAACAGGGAAAGGATGGCATACTGGTGGAGTATGACAACGAGCAAGAATTAGCGAGTGCCATACTGAGACTTCTCACCTATGAAGGCCTGAGAAGGAAGCTCGGGGAAAATGGCAGAAAGAAGGCATGTGGCAAATATACCTGGGATATTATTACAAAGCGTTTTAGGGAGAATCTCAATCTGGCCATATGTAAGGATAATAGGAGTAGCAGACTTCAGTCTGCGTTTATTAGGAAGCAGGGAGTCATTAGAAAAAGTTTGGTAATTCCAGAAATATTTGATACTGCAAAAATAGTTATGATGGACCTCAAAGATGCGATAAAAAAGATATTAAGAAGGGTCCCGCTACTCTTCTACATAACATATCATCCTTATCACAAAGTAAAAATCCATCTTCTTATAAAGAACAGTCCTATGAAACTCAAAACTTATAATGAACAATTGGCAGAGGAAGAACAAAAGCGCCGTTCTCCTATAGCCAGGGCAATGCCCACGTTTATGGCCATGAATATGGATACTCAATGTAACTTACGCTGCATAATGTGCATACGTGGAAAATATCCTCAAGAAGAGATCAATGCGCTTAGATATGATTTCGAAATCTATAGGCAAGTAGCTAATGAGACTTTTCCCTATGCGAGCTGGGTGCAGTTAGCTACGGCAGGAGAGCCGCTTATGGCTGGTAATCTTATAGAACAATTAAGAATTATTAACAAATACTCTATGAAGTTAGACCTGGTTACCAATGCGACTCTGCTCAACAATGATGACTTAATAAAAAAAATTTTACAAGTTCCTGGTTGTTTACATATATCAATTGATGGAGCTACAAAGGAAACCTATGAATCCATTAGAATTGGTGCAAAATTTGAGCAAGTGATAGAAAACATTAGAAGACTCAATCGAATTAGGGAGAAACTTTGTGCTGCGGACAAGACGAGATTGCATTTTTCAGTTGTGTTGATGAAGCGAAATATTAAGGAATTGCCAAAGTTAATAGAACTCGCTAAAAAACTTGGAGTGGACTCTGTAGACTGTTCCCATGTAACTATTTTCTATGAAAGCATCAAAAATGAATCTTTAGTTTATCATAAGGAACTTGCCAATTGTTATATGATGGTTGCCCAAGAAAAAGCCAATGAGTTAAATATCCACTTGAATATTCCCCCATTATTTAAACCGGTTGATGATGTGCAGAGCAAAAGGTCAGAGAATAACTTAAAAAGCAAATTTAAAATATGCCCATTTTTATGGAAACGAGCTTATATCGAGTGGACTGGAAATGTTTTACCATGTTGTGCTCCCGACCCTCCAGTAATGGGCAATGTTAAGGAAAAACCTTTTCGGGAAATTTGGAATAATGAACTTTACCAGGAAATGAGAAGGAGATTGAATACCGATAATCCTTTTGACTGTTGCAAGCATTGTTTTATCGTTAATCCTGCTGATGAGCAAGGTTTGTTTCATATCGATGGAGAATAA
- a CDS encoding MerR family transcriptional regulator, with amino-acid sequence MGRKKSPPRGLLKIGKMAKLAGVLPSTIRYYTELGLLEVAATTPGGQRLYDKKDTLSRVRMIKNIERQHLPLQTIRKILEDHRAKALESTLR; translated from the coding sequence GTGGGTAGGAAGAAATCACCGCCACGAGGTTTACTCAAAATTGGCAAGATGGCTAAACTGGCAGGTGTACTACCATCAACTATAAGGTACTATACAGAACTCGGTCTATTGGAAGTAGCCGCTACTACGCCCGGGGGTCAGAGACTTTACGATAAAAAAGATACTTTGAGTAGGGTGAGGATGATTAAGAACATCGAAAGGCAGCATCTGCCTTTACAGACAATCAGGAAAATCCTTGAAGACCACAGGGCAAAAGCGCTGGAATCCACGCTCAGATGA
- a CDS encoding MerR family DNA-binding transcriptional regulator, whose translation MPGKKTDKNLLRIGEIAKVAEVPLSTIRYYTDIGLLKVASHTKGGYRLYDREETLSIIRKIKPVVDKRRTLLQIKEDLAKRAKKKK comes from the coding sequence ATGCCTGGGAAGAAAACTGATAAAAACCTGCTTAGAATCGGCGAAATAGCCAAAGTAGCAGAGGTCCCATTATCAACTATAAGGTACTACACGGATATAGGTCTTTTGAAAGTAGCCAGCCATACAAAAGGAGGCTACAGGCTTTATGATAGAGAGGAGACTTTAAGTATTATAAGGAAAATAAAACCAGTAGTGGACAAACGAAGGACCTTATTGCAAATCAAAGAAGATTTAGCCAAAAGAGCTAAAAAGAAAAAATGA